From a region of the Streptomyces tirandamycinicus genome:
- a CDS encoding ABC transporter permease, producing the protein MAPHTPDPRTRTSAKRGPSARSNLLWTWLMVPGTLWMATFLLASLLLVATLALGTTDPLGNPQFGLNFQNFAALADPAYRAVLLRSLGYALLTCLISLVVAYPVAYVIALHGGRFKNLLIAAIVVPFFANYLVRMYGWSVVLSDDGPLLKALRGIGIADGDTRILQTGAGVVAGLVYGFIVFMIIPLYAALERMDVSLIEAGRDLYGGPLRTFLHVTLPATRQGAAAGCVLVFLPAMGDFVSAQLMGGPDQIMIGNLIQDKFFQGQNWPLGSALTMLMMAVLFLGMLGYLRRARKDEADHAEAAR; encoded by the coding sequence ATGGCACCGCACACCCCCGACCCGAGAACCCGCACCTCCGCGAAGCGGGGCCCCTCCGCGAGGAGCAACCTGCTGTGGACCTGGCTGATGGTCCCCGGCACCCTCTGGATGGCCACGTTCCTCCTCGCCTCGCTCCTGCTGGTCGCCACCCTCGCGCTCGGCACCACCGATCCGCTCGGCAATCCGCAGTTCGGCCTCAACTTCCAGAACTTCGCCGCGCTGGCTGATCCGGCCTACCGCGCGGTGCTGCTCCGCTCCCTCGGCTACGCCCTGCTGACCTGCCTGATCTCCCTGGTCGTGGCCTACCCGGTGGCCTATGTCATCGCCCTGCACGGCGGACGGTTCAAGAACCTCCTGATCGCCGCCATCGTCGTGCCGTTCTTCGCGAACTACCTGGTCCGGATGTACGGCTGGTCCGTCGTCCTCTCCGACGACGGGCCCCTGCTGAAGGCGCTGCGCGGCATCGGGATCGCCGACGGCGACACCAGGATCCTCCAGACCGGCGCGGGCGTCGTCGCCGGACTCGTCTACGGCTTCATCGTGTTCATGATCATCCCGCTGTACGCGGCGCTCGAGCGGATGGACGTCTCGCTGATCGAAGCCGGACGCGACCTCTACGGCGGACCGCTGCGAACCTTCCTCCACGTCACCCTGCCGGCCACCCGCCAGGGCGCCGCAGCCGGCTGCGTCCTCGTCTTCCTGCCCGCCATGGGCGACTTCGTCAGTGCCCAGCTGATGGGAGGTCCCGACCAGATCATGATCGGCAACCTGATCCAGGACAAGTTCTTCCAGGGCCAGAACTGGCCGCTGGGCTCGGCGCTCACCATGCTGATGATGGCCGTGCTGTTCCTCGGCATGCTGGGCTATCTGCGGCGGGCCCGCAAGGACGAGGCGGACCACGCGGAGGCGGCCCGATGA
- a CDS encoding polyamine ABC transporter substrate-binding protein, which yields MPSEEPSSPRHPTVPTVPTVPAAPSRRSVLRAGAAAAAGLGLGPTAAGCGFLSPGPAAHEDGREPIDVKVDGDLVYFNWADFVAPDVFAGFEKEYGVKVIQSNFDSMEGMVAKLNAGNRYDIIFPTAKWAQRLAAGNRLHRIDHSKVGNAESILGSYAYFADPWYDAGSRHTLPFTMYKTGIGWRKDKIGDDLGGSWDDLWNARAKGRVFVLDDRDEVLGLAALKLGLDVSTTEEDDLGRITETLRSLRPHLRGFSSDSYNNLLNGNAAMTQAWSGDMAAMLGQAEDPSVFGFQVAREGAPVNSDCYAIPSNARHPGTAMLFIDYMLRPENVKRNIAYIGYPMPVGGTEDTYAALVEPFPECLVSADDLKDDLYFRNGTAKGEQARDSAWTRVKAG from the coding sequence ATGCCCTCCGAGGAACCCTCATCCCCGCGCCATCCCACCGTCCCCACCGTCCCGACCGTCCCGGCCGCCCCGTCCCGCCGCTCCGTCCTGCGCGCCGGCGCCGCCGCGGCCGCCGGTCTCGGCCTCGGCCCGACCGCGGCCGGATGCGGATTCCTCTCGCCGGGTCCCGCGGCACACGAGGACGGCCGGGAACCGATCGACGTCAAGGTCGACGGCGACCTGGTCTACTTCAACTGGGCCGACTTCGTCGCTCCCGACGTCTTCGCCGGATTCGAGAAGGAGTACGGCGTCAAGGTCATCCAGTCGAACTTCGACTCGATGGAGGGCATGGTCGCCAAGCTCAACGCCGGCAACCGCTACGACATCATCTTCCCCACGGCCAAATGGGCCCAGCGGCTGGCCGCCGGAAACCGGCTGCACCGCATCGACCACAGCAAGGTCGGGAACGCCGAGTCGATCCTCGGGTCGTACGCCTACTTCGCGGACCCCTGGTACGACGCCGGTTCCCGGCACACCCTCCCGTTCACCATGTACAAGACCGGCATCGGCTGGCGGAAGGACAAGATCGGCGACGACCTCGGCGGCTCCTGGGACGACCTGTGGAACGCCCGCGCCAAGGGCCGGGTCTTCGTACTCGACGACCGGGACGAGGTCCTCGGCCTCGCCGCACTCAAGCTCGGCCTCGACGTCTCCACCACCGAGGAGGACGACCTCGGGCGCATCACCGAGACCCTCCGCTCCCTCCGCCCCCACCTGCGCGGCTTCTCCAGCGACAGCTACAACAACCTCCTCAACGGCAACGCGGCCATGACCCAGGCCTGGAGCGGGGACATGGCCGCCATGCTGGGCCAGGCCGAGGACCCCTCCGTCTTCGGATTCCAAGTCGCCAGGGAAGGCGCCCCGGTCAACTCGGACTGCTACGCCATCCCCTCCAACGCCCGCCACCCCGGTACCGCGATGCTCTTCATCGACTACATGCTCCGACCGGAGAACGTGAAGAGGAACATCGCGTACATCGGCTACCCGATGCCGGTCGGCGGCACCGAGGACACCTACGCCGCGCTCGTGGAGCCCTTCCCCGAGTGCCTGGTCTCCGCGGACGACCTCAAGGACGACCTCTACTTCCGCAACGGAACCGCGAAGGGCGAGCAGGCACGGGACAGCGCCTGGACCCGTGTGAAGGCGGGATGA
- a CDS encoding aromatic ring-hydroxylating oxygenase subunit alpha, whose amino-acid sequence MRTSDTPPATAPVESATGSSRRPAPGASGDRTGTLPAAPETPAATLPPLPQDDTGLRASAAGNGAGASATGTATGALAAPGNRPEAPAAPGPALAARYYTDPAVAEAETRHLFARSWQLVCHESDLPGTGARLAAAVAGQEVVVVRTEDGTLAGHLNVCRHRGTRLVTRPEPDGKAIRCPYHGWTYKLDGRLVGAPEARQIPCLDKPRLGLFPVRVESFLGFVFANLDPDATPLAESCAGLAKAVGHYAGADLVPVGRSRIHDLDSAEVQHANWKVAVDNYLEGYHVPVAHPGLMRLLDYQRYTCEIDEAYALFASPLRDKPSSNWTERLYQRLAAPMPGLAEADRRVWRYAVIYPNTLIDFYPDHVLAWTAIPTAVDRVAVPGAFYTRRGTGLRTRIARRLNVHIGWITNDEDVELVARVQKGLTTPGFEPGPLSRREAAVGWFAGRVRADLDGAEH is encoded by the coding sequence GTGCGCACATCCGACACCCCGCCCGCCACCGCGCCCGTGGAGTCCGCCACCGGCAGCTCCCGAAGGCCCGCCCCCGGCGCCTCCGGCGACCGCACGGGCACCCTTCCCGCCGCTCCCGAAACCCCGGCGGCCACGCTACCGCCCCTCCCACAGGACGACACGGGCCTCCGGGCCTCCGCCGCCGGGAACGGGGCCGGGGCCTCCGCCACCGGGACCGCGACGGGAGCCCTGGCTGCTCCCGGGAACCGGCCCGAAGCCCCGGCCGCCCCCGGCCCGGCGCTCGCGGCCCGCTACTACACCGACCCGGCCGTCGCCGAAGCCGAGACCCGGCACCTCTTCGCCCGGTCGTGGCAGCTCGTCTGCCACGAGTCCGACCTCCCCGGCACGGGCGCCCGCCTCGCCGCCGCGGTCGCCGGGCAGGAGGTCGTCGTCGTACGCACCGAGGACGGCACCCTCGCCGGGCACCTCAACGTCTGCCGCCATCGCGGAACCCGTCTGGTCACCCGGCCCGAACCGGACGGCAAGGCCATCCGCTGCCCCTACCACGGCTGGACGTACAAGCTGGACGGGCGGCTCGTCGGGGCGCCCGAGGCCCGGCAGATCCCCTGCCTGGACAAGCCCCGTCTCGGGCTCTTCCCCGTCCGGGTCGAGTCCTTTCTCGGCTTCGTCTTCGCCAACCTGGACCCGGACGCCACCCCGCTCGCCGAGAGTTGCGCGGGTCTGGCGAAGGCCGTCGGCCATTACGCCGGGGCCGATCTCGTGCCGGTCGGCCGAAGCCGCATCCACGACCTCGACTCCGCCGAGGTGCAGCACGCCAACTGGAAGGTCGCCGTCGACAACTACCTCGAGGGCTACCACGTACCCGTCGCCCACCCCGGGCTGATGCGCCTGCTCGACTACCAGCGCTACACCTGCGAGATCGACGAGGCGTACGCCCTGTTCGCCTCGCCGCTGCGCGACAAGCCGTCGTCGAACTGGACCGAACGCCTCTATCAGCGCCTCGCCGCCCCCATGCCCGGACTGGCTGAGGCGGACCGCCGTGTCTGGCGGTACGCCGTGATCTACCCCAACACGCTCATCGACTTCTACCCCGACCATGTGCTTGCCTGGACCGCGATCCCGACGGCGGTGGACCGGGTGGCCGTGCCAGGCGCGTTCTACACCCGGCGTGGCACCGGGCTGCGCACCCGGATCGCCCGGCGGCTGAACGTCCACATCGGCTGGATCACCAACGACGAGGACGTCGAACTGGTGGCCCGTGTGCAGAAAGGACTGACGACTCCGGGCTTCGAGCCCGGCCCGCTGTCCCGCCGCGAGGCGGCGGTCGGCTGGTTCGCCGGACGCGTCCGGGCCGACCTCGACGGCGCGGAGCACTGA
- a CDS encoding NADH-ubiquinone oxidoreductase-F iron-sulfur binding region domain-containing protein — translation MTVATAPTAVRSLLADPAGSVLGAEPGEAESAEAYARSGGYARAASPDRLLEAIARSGLRGRGGAGFPAAVKLRAVRDGGGVPVVVANGEEGEPGSVKDRWLLRARPHLVLDGLSRAAEITGATRGCVYLSDPCAATRIRRALAERPPPIPVEVVETAHTYVAGEETSVVRRINGGPALPAAKPPRPYQRGVAGRPTLVANVETLARMALIAARPDLGDAIARTTLLTLSSRRDAPLLVEAPYGARLREVAGGQGSGDAYGALMGGLFGGLVGSGALALRLDPGALAAAGTSLGCGAIHFLVPGGCPVAVARDAADRLAAESARQCGVCVSGTAAIRDTLRRLATGSAGPDAAERLERWAAGLPGRGACGLLDAAAGTAGSLLRAFPDAVRDHLATVCPVCARCPASGGRRLAVHVPDVAGIRPEPDPAR, via the coding sequence ATGACCGTCGCGACCGCCCCGACCGCCGTGCGCTCGCTCCTGGCCGATCCGGCGGGCTCCGTGCTCGGCGCGGAGCCCGGTGAGGCCGAGAGCGCCGAGGCGTACGCCCGCTCGGGCGGATACGCGAGAGCCGCCTCTCCGGACCGGCTGCTGGAGGCCATCGCCCGCTCGGGCCTCCGCGGCCGGGGCGGTGCCGGGTTCCCGGCCGCGGTGAAGCTCCGCGCGGTGCGCGACGGAGGCGGTGTGCCCGTCGTCGTGGCCAACGGCGAGGAGGGCGAGCCCGGATCCGTGAAGGACCGCTGGCTGCTGCGGGCCAGGCCGCACCTCGTCCTGGACGGGCTCTCCCGCGCCGCCGAGATCACCGGTGCCACGCGGGGCTGTGTGTACCTGTCCGACCCCTGCGCGGCGACGAGGATCCGCCGCGCGCTCGCCGAACGGCCGCCGCCGATCCCGGTGGAGGTCGTCGAGACCGCGCACACCTACGTCGCCGGGGAGGAGACCTCGGTGGTGCGGCGCATCAACGGTGGCCCCGCGCTGCCGGCCGCCAAGCCGCCCCGGCCGTACCAGCGCGGAGTCGCCGGCCGGCCCACCCTGGTCGCCAACGTCGAGACGCTCGCCCGGATGGCGCTGATCGCCGCGCGGCCGGACCTGGGTGACGCGATCGCCCGCACCACCCTGCTCACCCTCTCGTCCCGGCGGGACGCCCCCCTGCTCGTCGAGGCCCCCTACGGCGCACGGCTGCGTGAGGTCGCCGGCGGCCAGGGCTCCGGCGACGCGTACGGTGCGCTGATGGGCGGGCTGTTCGGCGGGCTCGTCGGCTCCGGCGCGCTGGCGCTGCGGCTTGACCCCGGTGCGCTGGCCGCGGCCGGCACCTCCCTCGGCTGCGGGGCGATCCACTTCCTCGTACCGGGCGGGTGCCCCGTCGCCGTCGCCCGTGACGCGGCGGACCGGCTCGCCGCCGAGAGCGCACGGCAGTGCGGCGTGTGCGTGTCGGGCACGGCCGCGATCCGCGACACGCTCCGGCGACTGGCCACCGGCTCGGCCGGGCCGGACGCCGCCGAACGGCTCGAACGCTGGGCCGCGGGCCTGCCGGGGCGCGGCGCGTGCGGGCTGCTCGACGCCGCCGCGGGCACCGCGGGAAGCCTGCTGCGTGCCTTCCCCGACGCCGTACGCGACCACCTCGCCACCGTGTGTCCGGTGTGCGCCCGCTGCCCGGCCTCCGGTGGCCGCCGCCTGGCCGTGCACGTTCCGGACGTCGCCGGCATCCGCCCGGAGCCCGATCCCGCCCGCTGA
- a CDS encoding ferredoxin — translation MKLLLDSTRCQGYGLCREHAPQLIELDEWGYASVIAADVPPSCEDAARACADSCPNSALRLEK, via the coding sequence GTGAAACTCCTCCTTGACTCCACCCGCTGCCAGGGCTACGGGCTCTGCCGGGAGCACGCCCCCCAGCTGATCGAACTCGACGAATGGGGCTATGCGTCGGTCATCGCCGCAGACGTGCCGCCCTCCTGTGAGGACGCGGCCCGCGCGTGCGCCGACAGCTGCCCCAACTCCGCACTGCGCTTGGAGAAGTGA
- a CDS encoding acetate--CoA ligase family protein — protein MARDLSALFAPKSVAVVGASDDPAKYGHAVAAQALRAPLRRPVHLVNRRGGTVLGRPAARSLAEIGEPVELVVVSVPGTGFEEAVDSALECGARAIVAITAGFAETGAAGLARQRAVAERVREAGAVLVGPNSLGIADNTTELYLASDTFAPGGVALLSQSGNLALELQLRLAPHGLGFSRFVSLGNQSDITLVDLVEDCAGHAGTSAIAVYAEDFGDGRAFARAAAAAGKPVVLLTAGRGLASARSAQSHTGALTTSADVVAAACREAGVELVATPREMTVVLAALGTRVRAGGRRTAVFTDGGGHGVVAADAAEAAGLEVPELGGATRRELRSVLWEQSAVGNPVDLAGMGEQDPRSYSAAIGALLGADEVDAVLMTGYFGGYAAAGGGLGGGGATLAAGEGRAAGEIVGHWRARPKPLVVQSMYPASPSCRTLADAGIPVFSSTEDASRALAAMASQRPGGRPGPSPLPPAAPALRDPGYHAVRGLLAAAGVPFPAAREITGEAELLAAAAEFPGPYVLKALHLLHKSDAGGVALRLAGRDDLLAAYREMHARLGAPSYSVEAMADLSDGVELIVGVNRDPRFGPVAMVGLGGVLTETLHDVAFSLAPVPAGRAGRLLRGLRTAALLSGVRGRPAVDVDAAAEVVERITTVAAAHPEIAELEVNPLLVRPDGALALDCRAVPA, from the coding sequence ATGGCCCGTGACCTGAGCGCGCTGTTCGCCCCGAAGTCCGTCGCCGTCGTCGGCGCCAGCGACGACCCCGCGAAGTACGGCCACGCGGTGGCCGCGCAGGCCCTCCGCGCTCCCCTGCGCAGACCCGTGCATCTGGTGAACCGCCGCGGCGGCACGGTCCTCGGGCGCCCCGCCGCGAGGAGCCTCGCGGAGATCGGCGAACCGGTGGAGCTGGTGGTGGTCTCCGTCCCCGGCACCGGTTTCGAGGAGGCCGTCGACTCCGCCCTGGAGTGTGGTGCCCGCGCCATCGTCGCCATCACCGCCGGCTTCGCCGAGACGGGCGCCGCCGGGCTCGCCCGGCAGCGAGCCGTCGCGGAGCGGGTGAGGGAGGCGGGAGCCGTGCTGGTGGGCCCCAACTCCCTCGGCATCGCCGACAACACGACCGAGCTGTACCTCGCCTCCGACACGTTCGCACCCGGCGGCGTCGCCCTGCTCAGCCAGAGCGGCAACCTCGCGCTGGAACTGCAACTGCGGCTGGCGCCGCACGGGCTGGGCTTCTCCCGGTTCGTCTCGCTCGGCAACCAGTCCGACATCACCCTCGTCGACCTCGTCGAGGACTGCGCGGGGCACGCCGGGACCTCCGCCATCGCCGTGTACGCGGAGGACTTCGGCGACGGCCGCGCCTTCGCCCGGGCGGCCGCCGCGGCCGGCAAGCCGGTGGTGCTCCTCACCGCGGGCCGTGGCCTCGCGTCCGCGCGCAGCGCGCAGTCCCACACCGGGGCGCTGACCACCTCGGCCGACGTGGTGGCCGCCGCGTGCCGGGAGGCCGGAGTGGAACTCGTCGCCACTCCGCGGGAGATGACCGTGGTCCTCGCGGCGCTCGGCACCCGGGTCCGGGCCGGCGGCCGCCGTACCGCGGTGTTCACCGACGGCGGCGGGCACGGAGTCGTCGCGGCCGACGCGGCGGAGGCCGCCGGGCTCGAGGTCCCCGAACTCGGCGGCGCCACCCGGCGGGAGCTGCGGTCGGTGCTGTGGGAGCAGTCCGCGGTCGGCAACCCGGTGGACCTGGCCGGGATGGGGGAACAGGACCCGCGCTCGTACTCCGCGGCGATCGGGGCGCTGCTCGGCGCCGACGAGGTGGACGCCGTACTGATGACCGGCTACTTCGGCGGCTACGCGGCAGCGGGCGGCGGCCTGGGCGGCGGGGGCGCGACGCTCGCCGCGGGAGAGGGCCGTGCGGCCGGTGAGATCGTCGGGCACTGGCGGGCGCGGCCGAAGCCGCTGGTGGTCCAGTCGATGTACCCGGCGTCGCCGAGCTGCCGGACCCTGGCCGACGCGGGCATACCGGTGTTCTCCTCGACCGAGGACGCCTCGCGGGCGCTGGCCGCGATGGCCTCGCAACGCCCGGGCGGACGGCCCGGGCCGTCCCCGCTGCCGCCGGCCGCCCCGGCGCTGCGCGATCCCGGGTACCACGCGGTCCGCGGCCTGCTCGCGGCCGCCGGTGTGCCGTTCCCGGCCGCCCGGGAGATCACCGGAGAGGCGGAACTGCTCGCCGCCGCCGCTGAGTTCCCGGGGCCGTACGTCCTCAAGGCGCTTCACCTGCTGCACAAGTCGGACGCGGGCGGGGTGGCGCTGCGACTGGCCGGCCGTGACGACCTGCTCGCCGCGTACCGGGAGATGCACGCCAGGCTCGGCGCCCCCTCCTACTCGGTCGAGGCCATGGCGGACCTCTCGGACGGCGTGGAGCTGATCGTGGGGGTCAACCGTGATCCGCGGTTCGGTCCGGTCGCCATGGTCGGGCTCGGGGGCGTCCTGACGGAGACGCTGCACGACGTCGCCTTCTCGCTCGCACCGGTGCCGGCGGGGCGCGCCGGGCGGCTGCTGCGGGGGCTGCGCACCGCGGCCCTGCTCTCCGGCGTCCGCGGCCGCCCGGCGGTGGACGTGGACGCCGCGGCGGAGGTGGTCGAGCGCATCACCACCGTCGCGGCCGCGCATCCGGAGATCGCCGAACTGGAGGTCAACCCCCTGCTGGTGCGGCCGGACGGCGCCCTGGCCCTCGACTGCCGGGCCGTACCGGCCTGA